One Corynebacterium yudongzhengii DNA window includes the following coding sequences:
- the dnaA gene encoding chromosomal replication initiator protein DnaA, with product MTDPATQLHGTWTEVVNELLAASERPDSSVPTFTHLQRIYLQAVRPAAMVNGYAVLTAPNAQAKEVVENELGQYIAEQLGRRMGSPCILAVTVAPTTPPVAEHSAPAAEPAPAPRPARKHHEPGTQIPMNLDELAQSHAQDVEKRNHPTVPAPKRLPREEPSHDPNRETSLNPKYTFETFVVGSSNRFANGAAVAVAEAPARAYNPLFIWGGSGLGKTHLLHAAGNYAQLLQPNLRIKYVSSEEFTNDYINSMRDDRQESFKRRYRNLDILMVDDIQFLEGKEGTQEEFFHTFNALHQADKQIILSSDRPPRELTTLEERLRTRFEGGLITDVQPPDLETRIAILEKKAAADRNLVERSVLELIASQFESSIRELEGALIRVTAYASLIREPITMQVAEVALRDILPDADVEITAAAIKDTTAEYFDIDVDTLIGTGKTRAVAHARQLAMYLCRELTDLSLPKIGQEFGGKDHTTVMYADKKIRGEMTEKRDTYDEIQHLTQLIKNRSRR from the coding sequence GTGACCGATCCCGCCACCCAGTTGCACGGCACCTGGACCGAGGTAGTCAACGAACTACTCGCGGCGTCGGAACGACCGGATTCCTCCGTGCCGACGTTCACCCACCTGCAACGCATCTACCTCCAGGCGGTGCGCCCCGCCGCGATGGTCAACGGCTACGCCGTGCTCACCGCCCCCAACGCGCAGGCCAAGGAGGTCGTAGAAAACGAACTCGGCCAGTACATCGCCGAGCAGCTCGGCCGGCGCATGGGCAGCCCCTGCATCCTCGCGGTCACCGTCGCGCCGACGACGCCGCCGGTGGCCGAGCACTCGGCGCCGGCGGCGGAGCCTGCGCCTGCGCCGCGGCCGGCGCGCAAGCATCATGAGCCGGGCACCCAGATCCCGATGAATCTGGACGAGCTGGCTCAGAGTCATGCGCAGGACGTCGAGAAGCGCAATCATCCCACCGTGCCCGCGCCGAAGCGCCTGCCGCGCGAGGAGCCCTCGCACGATCCGAACCGCGAGACCAGCCTAAACCCGAAGTACACCTTCGAGACCTTCGTGGTGGGCTCGTCGAACCGCTTCGCCAACGGCGCGGCGGTCGCGGTGGCCGAGGCCCCGGCCAGGGCATATAACCCGCTGTTTATTTGGGGTGGGTCGGGTCTTGGCAAGACGCACCTTTTGCATGCCGCGGGCAACTACGCCCAGCTCCTCCAGCCGAACCTGCGGATCAAGTACGTCTCGAGTGAGGAGTTCACGAACGACTACATCAACTCGATGCGTGACGATCGCCAGGAGTCCTTCAAGCGCCGCTACCGGAACTTGGACATCCTCATGGTCGACGACATCCAGTTCCTCGAGGGCAAGGAAGGCACCCAGGAAGAGTTCTTCCACACCTTCAACGCCTTACACCAGGCGGATAAGCAGATCATCCTGAGCTCGGATCGCCCGCCGCGCGAGCTGACCACGCTGGAGGAAAGGCTGCGCACCCGCTTCGAGGGCGGTCTGATCACCGACGTGCAGCCGCCGGATCTGGAAACGCGCATCGCGATCCTGGAGAAGAAGGCCGCCGCCGATCGCAACCTGGTGGAACGATCCGTCCTCGAGCTCATCGCCTCGCAGTTCGAGTCCTCGATCCGCGAGCTCGAGGGCGCGCTCATCCGAGTGACCGCTTATGCGTCGCTCATCCGCGAGCCGATCACCATGCAGGTCGCGGAGGTCGCGCTGCGCGATATTCTCCCGGACGCCGACGTCGAAATCACCGCCGCCGCCATCAAGGACACGACGGCGGAGTACTTCGACATTGATGTCGACACCCTGATCGGCACCGGCAAGACCCGGGCCGTCGCGCACGCCCGACAGCTGGCGATGTACCTCTGCCGCGAGCTGACCGATCTCTCGCTGCCGAAGATCGGCCAAGAGTTCGGCGGCAAAGACCACACGACGGTCATGTATGCCGATAAGAAGATCCGCGGCGAAATGACTGAAAAGCGCGACACCTACGACGAGATCCAGCACCTCACCCAGCTGATCAAGAACCGCTCGCGGCGGTAG
- a CDS encoding IS256 family transposase — protein sequence MAADPHHIDPTAYLEELLTQASPDLMRQMLSDFINQILSAQADSVCGADYATVSPQRTNTRNGYRHRQLDTRVGSIDVAIPKLRTGSFFPDWLVERRSRTERALTTVIATCYLKGVSTRRMNDLVATLGITNLSKSQVSDMAKELDIMVEEFRTRPLDQGPYYYLSCDAVTMKVREGGRVVTTSVLIATGVNNDGYRELLGMQVATSESVESWTGFFQDLKARGLGEVYLVTSDAHLGIQAAVGQVLPTAGWQRCRTHFAKNLSSKVSKRGWTTLSGMFHSIFQQADARSTWDQAREVVEFCHQRFPEVAGYVEESLDEILAFTNTPKAVWTKVWSNNPTERLNREIRRRTDVVGIFPNRAAVVRLVGAVLAEQHDDWIQQKRYMSLASLEQTRKLIVANTVDASNTVTTEGAA from the coding sequence ATGGCCGCTGACCCTCATCATATCGATCCGACCGCGTATCTCGAAGAGCTACTGACTCAAGCGTCCCCAGATTTGATGCGCCAAATGCTCTCGGACTTCATCAACCAAATCCTCTCGGCTCAGGCCGACAGCGTCTGCGGTGCTGACTACGCCACTGTTTCTCCGCAGCGCACCAACACCCGCAATGGCTACCGTCACCGCCAACTCGACACCCGTGTCGGCTCCATTGACGTCGCTATCCCAAAACTACGCACCGGGAGCTTCTTTCCTGATTGGCTTGTGGAACGACGCAGCAGAACCGAACGGGCCCTGACCACAGTGATCGCCACCTGCTACTTAAAGGGTGTCTCCACCCGCAGGATGAACGACCTGGTCGCAACACTGGGGATCACCAACCTGTCGAAGTCCCAGGTCTCTGACATGGCCAAAGAACTCGACATCATGGTCGAGGAGTTTCGAACCCGCCCGCTTGATCAGGGCCCGTACTACTACCTGTCCTGTGATGCGGTGACCATGAAAGTTCGTGAAGGCGGACGGGTAGTCACGACCAGCGTGCTTATTGCCACCGGTGTCAATAACGACGGCTACCGGGAGCTTTTGGGCATGCAAGTAGCAACATCAGAGTCCGTGGAATCTTGGACCGGGTTCTTCCAGGACTTAAAAGCCCGCGGACTTGGTGAAGTCTACCTCGTCACTAGTGATGCCCACCTGGGTATCCAGGCCGCTGTCGGCCAAGTTCTTCCTACTGCCGGTTGGCAGCGGTGCCGAACGCATTTTGCCAAGAACCTTTCCTCGAAAGTTTCCAAGCGCGGGTGGACGACGTTGTCGGGGATGTTTCATTCCATTTTTCAGCAAGCCGACGCCAGGTCCACGTGGGACCAAGCCCGGGAAGTAGTAGAGTTCTGTCACCAGCGTTTCCCAGAAGTAGCCGGATACGTGGAAGAGTCGTTGGATGAGATCTTAGCGTTCACGAACACGCCGAAAGCTGTGTGGACGAAGGTGTGGTCGAATAACCCGACGGAACGACTCAACCGGGAAATCCGCCGGCGTACTGACGTTGTCGGCATCTTCCCCAATCGGGCCGCGGTAGTACGACTCGTCGGGGCAGTGCTCGCCGAGCAGCATGATGATTGGATTCAACAAAAGCGCTACATGTCACTGGCAAGCCTGGAACAAACCCGAAAGCTTATCGTCGCCAACACCGTCGACGCGAGCAACACCGTCACGACCGAGGGAGCGGCCTAA
- the dnaN gene encoding DNA polymerase III subunit beta, translating into MDSQSVSFRVSRDDLANAVAWVARNLPTKATQPVLRAMVMTATDEGLELAGFDYEISTRVTLPAEIAEPGRIAVAGKLLSEIVNTLPNKPVELEVDGQKLLLACRSSRFELPLIPLDDYPQLPTLPEVTGTIDPSLFVDAVTQVAVAAGRDDTLPMLTGVNIEITGEKVTLAATDRFRLAIRNVEWNPSSTSIQARLLVPAKSLQDNARTLDTSLNDPVEIAVGTGETVGGDGLFGLHSDNRETTTRMLDAEFPNIAPLLPTTHTSLASVEIAPLQDAIRRVSLVTDRNAQIRMEFSEGQVILSAGGVDSGHAEEVIPAAFTGRDHLITAFNPSYLKDGLSVVRTERVVFGFTEPSRPAILIPEPDELPEADNEGNFPTPETSFTYLLMPVRLPG; encoded by the coding sequence ATGGATTCACAATCGGTGTCGTTTCGCGTCTCTCGCGACGATCTCGCCAACGCCGTCGCGTGGGTCGCTCGCAACCTGCCGACGAAGGCCACCCAACCGGTCCTGCGCGCGATGGTCATGACCGCGACCGACGAGGGCTTGGAGCTCGCCGGCTTCGATTATGAGATCTCCACCCGGGTCACCCTGCCGGCGGAGATCGCCGAACCGGGCCGCATCGCGGTGGCGGGCAAGCTGCTCTCGGAGATCGTCAACACGCTGCCGAACAAGCCGGTCGAACTGGAAGTCGACGGTCAGAAACTCCTGCTGGCCTGTCGCTCCTCCCGCTTCGAGCTGCCCCTGATCCCGCTCGACGACTACCCGCAGCTGCCCACCTTGCCCGAGGTCACCGGCACCATCGATCCCTCCCTGTTCGTCGATGCGGTGACCCAGGTGGCGGTGGCCGCGGGTCGCGACGACACCCTGCCCATGCTCACCGGCGTCAACATCGAGATCACCGGCGAGAAGGTCACCCTGGCCGCCACCGACCGCTTCCGTCTCGCGATCCGGAACGTGGAGTGGAACCCGTCGTCGACAAGCATCCAGGCCAGGCTGCTCGTGCCGGCGAAGTCGCTGCAGGACAACGCGCGCACGCTGGATACGAGTTTGAACGACCCGGTGGAGATCGCCGTCGGCACTGGTGAGACGGTCGGCGGCGACGGGCTGTTCGGTCTGCACTCGGATAATCGCGAGACCACCACCCGCATGCTGGATGCGGAGTTCCCGAACATCGCGCCGCTTCTGCCCACGACGCACACCTCGCTCGCGTCCGTCGAGATCGCGCCGCTGCAGGACGCGATTCGGCGTGTGTCGCTGGTGACGGATCGCAACGCGCAGATCCGCATGGAGTTCTCCGAGGGCCAGGTGATCCTATCGGCCGGCGGTGTGGACTCCGGCCACGCGGAGGAGGTCATCCCCGCCGCGTTTACCGGCCGCGATCACCTGATCACCGCGTTCAACCCGAGCTACCTTAAGGACGGCCTGTCGGTGGTGCGCACCGAGAGGGTCGTTTTCGGTTTCACGGAGCCCTCGCGACCCGCGATCCTCATCCCGGAGCCCGACGAGCTGCCCGAAGCCGACAACGAGGGCAACTTCCCGACACCGGAGACGAGCTTCACCTACCTGCTCATGCCGGTGCGTCTGCCGGGTTAG
- the recF gene encoding DNA replication/repair protein RecF (All proteins in this family for which functions are known are DNA-binding proteins that assist the filamentation of RecA onto DNA for the initiation of recombination or recombinational repair.): protein MHIRQLDLRDFRSWPELSLDLRPGVTLFVGRNGFGKTNIIEAIGYLAHLSSHRIAQDAPLVRTGQPNARLSATTVNQGRELTSHLLIKPQGANLAQINRTRLKSPRELLGVTHSVLFAPEDLALVRGEPAERRKFMDNLIAARTPRLAGVKAEYDRVLRQRGALLKSAGADLRRGYEDADGASALATLDVWDAELARLGAQVTAARLELLDDLGPLITRSYHAIAPESRPAATRYRSTVEKQVNEMLGDDEAITSEILEAALLSELGAHRHKEIERGTSLVGPHRDDLLLDLGDQPAKGFASHGETWSLALSLRLAEFELLKQNAGSDPLLLLDDVFAELDARRREKLVQLAAGVEQVFITAAVDEDLPVNLAGEVIERYNVVTDDTDEGRVSRISRAKEAQ from the coding sequence GTGCACATTCGCCAGCTGGATCTGCGGGACTTCCGCTCGTGGCCGGAGCTGTCTTTGGACCTGCGCCCCGGGGTGACGCTGTTTGTCGGCCGCAACGGCTTCGGCAAGACGAACATCATCGAGGCCATTGGCTATCTGGCGCATCTGTCCTCGCATAGGATTGCGCAGGATGCGCCGCTGGTGCGCACCGGCCAGCCGAACGCGCGGCTGTCGGCCACCACCGTGAACCAGGGTCGGGAGCTGACCTCGCATCTGCTCATCAAGCCACAGGGTGCGAACCTCGCGCAGATCAACCGCACGCGGCTGAAAAGCCCCCGCGAGCTGCTCGGCGTGACCCATTCGGTGCTCTTCGCCCCAGAGGATCTCGCGCTGGTGCGCGGCGAGCCGGCGGAGCGTCGCAAGTTCATGGATAATCTCATCGCCGCCCGCACGCCGCGGCTCGCTGGGGTGAAAGCCGAATATGACCGCGTGTTGCGTCAGCGCGGCGCGTTGCTGAAGAGCGCCGGGGCGGACCTGCGCCGCGGCTACGAGGATGCCGACGGCGCCTCCGCGCTGGCCACCCTGGACGTGTGGGACGCCGAGCTCGCCCGCCTCGGCGCGCAGGTCACCGCCGCCCGCCTCGAGCTTCTCGACGACCTCGGCCCCCTTATCACCCGCTCCTACCACGCGATCGCCCCGGAGTCGCGGCCGGCGGCGACGCGGTACCGCTCGACCGTCGAGAAGCAAGTCAACGAGATGCTCGGCGACGACGAGGCGATCACCTCCGAGATCCTGGAGGCGGCGCTGCTCAGCGAGCTCGGCGCGCACCGTCACAAGGAGATCGAGCGCGGCACGTCGCTGGTCGGGCCGCACCGCGATGATCTGCTGCTCGATCTCGGCGATCAGCCCGCGAAGGGTTTCGCCAGCCACGGCGAGACGTGGTCGCTGGCGCTCAGCCTGCGTCTGGCGGAGTTCGAGCTGCTCAAACAGAACGCCGGTTCGGATCCGCTTCTGCTGCTCGACGATGTTTTCGCCGAGCTCGACGCGCGGCGCCGCGAAAAGCTCGTCCAGCTGGCGGCGGGGGTGGAGCAGGTCTTCATCACCGCGGCGGTTGACGAGGATTTGCCGGTAAATCTCGCCGGCGAGGTGATCGAGCGTTATAACGTGGTCACAGACGACACGGACGAAGGCAGGGTCTCGCGGATCAGCCGCGCGAAGGAGGCGCAATGA
- a CDS encoding DciA family protein, giving the protein MTDDAVSHAFEEMRKAAKRRGKNVPDLRRQNYKALSDAQPNGAEATVPGVEIPSLSRRRFRRGRPTGPDGRAKRRPLDVPRMGTVVGKEIAQRGWQHELAHGWVSGHWETLVGEQIAQHTTVEMIKEGKVFVTCTSTAWATNLKYMQSTILSEIAKKIGPGVITELKIFGPKAPSWRKGPLHVKGRGPRDTYG; this is encoded by the coding sequence ATGACAGACGACGCCGTCTCGCATGCCTTCGAGGAGATGCGTAAGGCCGCGAAGCGCCGCGGAAAGAACGTCCCGGACCTGCGGCGGCAGAATTATAAGGCCTTAAGCGACGCGCAGCCGAACGGTGCGGAGGCGACGGTGCCGGGGGTGGAGATTCCGTCGTTAAGCCGGCGCAGGTTCCGACGCGGCCGCCCCACCGGTCCGGACGGCAGGGCTAAGCGCCGGCCGCTGGATGTGCCGAGGATGGGGACGGTCGTCGGCAAGGAGATTGCCCAACGTGGTTGGCAGCACGAGCTGGCGCACGGCTGGGTCTCCGGGCACTGGGAGACGCTGGTCGGCGAGCAGATCGCGCAGCATACGACGGTGGAGATGATTAAGGAAGGCAAGGTGTTCGTCACCTGCACCTCGACCGCGTGGGCGACGAACCTGAAGTACATGCAGTCGACGATTCTGTCGGAGATCGCGAAGAAGATCGGCCCCGGCGTGATCACCGAGCTGAAGATCTTCGGCCCGAAGGCGCCGAGCTGGCGCAAAGGCCCGCTGCACGTGAAGGGCCGAGGCCCGCGCGATACCTATGGGTAA